One segment of Spirochaetota bacterium DNA contains the following:
- a CDS encoding protease inhibitor I42 family protein — MKLHICTMLVLCILLSSGISCSKLMNNTCTNVDAQKYAGQEIIIKNNGCVTIEIESQLSTGYRWRFAIKENPGVLINSDYKVQTCEGQTVGGIDKEIFTFKAVKAGKATVVFDYVRPFDKNPKPVKTKEFTITITE; from the coding sequence ATGAAATTACATATATGCACGATGCTGGTATTATGTATACTACTATCATCAGGAATAAGTTGTTCAAAGCTAATGAATAATACCTGCACAAATGTAGATGCACAGAAGTATGCAGGCCAGGAAATTATTATCAAAAACAATGGCTGTGTCACAATTGAAATTGAATCACAATTGAGTACAGGGTACCGATGGCGATTTGCCATTAAGGAAAATCCTGGAGTGCTTATTAACAGTGATTATAAAGTGCAGACGTGTGAGGGGCAAACCGTTGGAGGAATAGATAAAGAAATATTCACCTTTAAGGCTGTTAAAGCCGGTAAAGCTACTGTTGTGTTTGATTATGTACGTCCATTTGATAAAAATCCAAAACCAGTAAAAACAAAAGAATTCACTATAACGATTACAGAATAA